The genomic DNA AGAAACGCTCCTCCCCAAACGCATCGCGCTCCCCGTCTTCGCATCCGACCCGCTGTCCTCGGTGGCGTACGCACCGGGAGAAGTCCTCCTGGTGCTGTCCATCGCGGGCGTGTCGGCGTATCACTTCAGCCCGTGGATCGCGGTCGCCGTCGTGGTGCTGATGTTCACCGTCGTCGCCTCGTACCGGCAGAACGTGCACGCGTACCCGAGTGGTGGCGGTGACTACGAGGTCGCCAACACCAACCTCGGCCCCAAGGCGGGGCTGACCGTCGCCAGTGCGCTGCTGGTCGACTACGTCCTGACCGTCGCCGTGTCCATCTCCTCGGGCGTGGAGAACCTGGGTTCCGCGATCCCGTTCGTCGTCGAGCACAAGACGCTCTGCGCCATCGCCGCCATCGTGCTGCTGACCCTGATGAACCTGCGGGGCGTCAAGGAGTCGGGGAAGCTGTTCGCCATTCCCACGTACCTCTTCGTGGCGGGCGTCTTCATCATGATCTTCTGGGGCGCGTTCCGGGGGCTGGTCCTCGGCGACACGATGCATGCCCCCACCTCGGACTACGAGATCAGGCCCGAACGCGAGGGGCTGGCCGGCTTCGCCCTGGTCTTCCTGCTGCTGCGCGCGTTCTCCTCCGGCTGTGCGGCCCTCACCGGGGTCGAGGCGATCAGCAACGGTGTCCCCGCCTTCCGCAAGCCCAAGAGCAAGAACGCCGCGACCACCCTGGCCGCGATGGGCCTGCTGGCCGTCACCATGTTCTGCGGCATCATCGGGCTGGCCATGGCCACCGATGTGAAGATGGCCGAGAACCCGGCGAAGGACCTGATCCACAACGGCGCGGCCGTCGGTGAGAGCTTCGTCCAGGACCCGGTGATCTCCCAGGTCGCGGCTGCCGTCTTCGGCGACGGCTCGTTCTTCTTCATCATCCTCGCCGCCGCCACCGCGCTGGTCCTGTTCCTGGCGGCCAACACCGCGTACAACGGGTTCCCGCTGCTCGGCTCGATCCTGGCGCAGGACCGCTATCTGCCGCGCCAGCTGCACACCCGCGGGGACCGGCTCGCCTTCTCCAACGGCATCGTGCTGCTGGCGGGCGCCGCCATCCTGCTGGTCTGGGTCTACGGGGCCGACTCCACACGCCTCATCCAGCTCTACATCGTCGGGGTCTTCGTCTCCTTCACCCTCAGCCAGACCGGCATGGTCCGGCACTGGAACCGCCATCTGCGTACCGAGAAGGACCCGGCCAAGCGGCGCCGCATGATGCGCTCCCGTGCGATCAACACCTTCGGCGCCTTCTTCACCGGCCTGGTGCTCGTGGTCGTCCTGGCCACCAAGTTCACCCACGGCGCCTGGGTCGCCCTGCTCGGCATGGTGATCTTCTACGGGACGATGAGCGCGATCCGCAGGCACTACGACCGGGTCGCCGAGGAGATCGCCGCCGACGAGACCCCCTCGGACGAGAGCGTCCGGCCGTCCCGGGTCCACTCGATCGTGCTGGTCTCCAAGCTCCACCGCCCCACGCTGCGGGCCCTGGCGTACGCCAAGCTGATGCGCACCGACCACCTGGAGGCGCTGTCCATCAGCGTCGACGCCGCTGAGACGAAGGCGCTCAAGGAGGACTGGGAGCGGCGCGGCATCAACGTACCGCTGAAGATCCTCGACTCGCCGTACCGCGAAGTGACCCGCCCGGTCATCGAGTACGTGAAGGGCCTGCGCCGGGAGAGCCCGCGTGACGTGGTCAGTGTCTACATCCCGGAGTACGTCGTCGGGCACTGGTACGAGCACCTGCTGCACAACCAGAGCGCGCTGCGCCTCAAGGGCCGGCTGCTGTTCACCCCCGGGGTGATGGTGACCTCCGTGCCGTACCAGCTGGAGTCCTCCGAGGCCGCGAAGAAGCGGGCGAGGAAGCGCGCGGAGTGGAGCGCGCCGGGTTCGGTGCGGCGGGGGCCGGTGGAACGCCGGCAGAAGGAGCCCAGCAACAGGGGCTGACGCCCCGGCCGGTGATTGTGGTAAGCGGCCGGACGCCGCACACGTAGACTGGTGGGCTGTTGTCCGGCCGTACGCCCGGCCGTTTGTCCTTTGAGCTCTGGAGCCTCCCCTCATGCAGAACGAATCCACGTCGTCGCTGGTCGGGGAGGAGTACGAGGTCGAGGTCGGGCCCGTCGCACACGGCGGTCACTGCATCGCCCGTACCGACGAGGGCCGGGTGCTCTTCGTACGGCACACCCTTCCGGGCGAGAAGGTCGTCGCCAGGGTCACGGACGGCGAGAGCGACTCCCGCTTCCTGCGCGCCGACGCGGTACGGATCATCGAGGCGTCCAAGGACCGCGTCGAGGCCCCGTGCCCGTACGCCGGCCCCGGCATGTGCGGCGGCTGCGACTGGCAGCACGCCAAGCCCGGCGCCCAGCGCCGGCTCAAGGGTGAGGTGATCGCCGAGCAGCTCCAGCGCCTCGCGGGCCTCACGCCCGAGGAGGCCGGCTGGGACGGCACGGTCATGCCGGCCGAGGGCGACAAGCTCCCCCAGGGCGAGGTGCCCGCCTGGCGCACCCGGGTCCAGTACACGATCGACGAGGACGGCCGCGCCGGTCTGCGCAAGTATCGCTCGCACGATGTCCAGCCCATCGAGCACTGCATGATCGCCGCGCCCGGTGTCACCGAGCTCGGCATCGAGAAGCGGGAGTGGCCGCAGA from Streptomyces sp. NBC_00654 includes the following:
- a CDS encoding APC family permease; translated protein: MSKLTDVPKRILIGRALRSDKLGETLLPKRIALPVFASDPLSSVAYAPGEVLLVLSIAGVSAYHFSPWIAVAVVVLMFTVVASYRQNVHAYPSGGGDYEVANTNLGPKAGLTVASALLVDYVLTVAVSISSGVENLGSAIPFVVEHKTLCAIAAIVLLTLMNLRGVKESGKLFAIPTYLFVAGVFIMIFWGAFRGLVLGDTMHAPTSDYEIRPEREGLAGFALVFLLLRAFSSGCAALTGVEAISNGVPAFRKPKSKNAATTLAAMGLLAVTMFCGIIGLAMATDVKMAENPAKDLIHNGAAVGESFVQDPVISQVAAAVFGDGSFFFIILAAATALVLFLAANTAYNGFPLLGSILAQDRYLPRQLHTRGDRLAFSNGIVLLAGAAILLVWVYGADSTRLIQLYIVGVFVSFTLSQTGMVRHWNRHLRTEKDPAKRRRMMRSRAINTFGAFFTGLVLVVVLATKFTHGAWVALLGMVIFYGTMSAIRRHYDRVAEEIAADETPSDESVRPSRVHSIVLVSKLHRPTLRALAYAKLMRTDHLEALSISVDAAETKALKEDWERRGINVPLKILDSPYREVTRPVIEYVKGLRRESPRDVVSVYIPEYVVGHWYEHLLHNQSALRLKGRLLFTPGVMVTSVPYQLESSEAAKKRARKRAEWSAPGSVRRGPVERRQKEPSNRG